tattaaatatttttggatgtttttctacattttcaaatacacctctaccccgatataacacgacccaatataacacgaatttggctataatgcggtaaagcagcgctccgggggggcggggctgtgcactccagtggatcgaagcaagttcgatataacgcagtttcacctataatgcggtaagattttttggctccagagaacagcgttatatcggggtagaggtatatattaatttcaattacaacacagaatacaaagtgttcacTGCTCacattgtattattttttattacaaatatttgcactgtaaaaatgataaactgtatttttcaattcacctcatacaagtactgtagtacaatctctttattgtgaaagtgcaacttacaaatgtagactttttgttacataactgcactcaaaaacaaaacaatataaaactttagagcctacaagtccactctgtcctacttctccttcagccaattgctaagacaaacaagtttgtttacatttacctgagataatgctgcccacttcttatttacaatgtcacctgaaagtgagaacagacgttcgcatggcaattttgtagtcagcattgcaaggtatttacataccagatatgctaaacattcgtatggcccttcatgcttcagccaccattccagaggacatgcttccatgctgatgacgcttgttaaaaaaaatgtgttaattacatttgtgactgaactccttggtggagaattatgtctccagctctattttacccgcattctgccatatgtttcatgttatagtagtctcggatgatgactcagcacatgttcattgtaagaacgctttcactgcagatttcacaaaacgcaaagaaggtaccaatgtgagatttctaaaggtagctacagcacttgacccaaggtttaagaatcggaagtgccttccaaaatctcagaaggatgagatgtggagcatgctttcagaagtcttaaaagagcaaaactctaatgcggaaactacagaacctgaaccaccaaaaaagaaaatcagccttctgctggtggcatctgactcagatgatgaaaatgaacatgcatcggtctgcactgctttggattgttatcaagcagaacccgtcatcaacctggacgcatgtcctctggaatggtggttgaatcatgaagggacatatgaatttttagtgcatctgacatgtaaatatcatGCAACCCTGGCTACAGAAATGCCACGAGAACACCTGTcctccctttcaggtgacattgtgaacaagaagcaggcagcattatctcctgcaaatgtaaataaacttgtttgagcaattggctgaacagaaaataggactgagtggacttgtaggtgctaaagtttgacattttgtttttgaatgcagttatttttgtgtgcataattctacatttgtaagttgagattgcactactgtacttgtattaagtgaattgaaaaatactatatcttgttttttacagtgcaaatatttgtaataaaaaataaatataaagtgagcactgtatactttgtattctgtattataactgaaatcaatatatttgaaaatgtagaaaacatccaaaaatatttaaataaatggtattctgttattgttcaacagtgccaaaaatattttaaataaatggtattctgttgttcAACAGTGCTATTAATCGTGCGGTTAATCTTTTAAAGttcttgacagccctagtctaaCATCTTGTTGCATTTGAAATCTTTACAGTAGTCAGGATAGGTCCCACCTGTGAATTCTACTTGCTTATTAAAACCTCTTCAGTGATAGAGGTAGAAAGTTGCAACGTGGGCACAAATGTGAGCAGGGAGTTTTCCTCTAATTCTTGTAGGAAACTGCCTGGTAGTTGCAATTGGTTAACTTGTTGGTCTCTGCACTGACCTGCTCAAATCTGGTATTGTTCCATTAGTATATAGGAAGGTCTAGGGCGAGAGTAAATTGGGAAGTTTAATGACATACTGCAGAAGTCTCTGCTGAGGGAGACTAAGACATGAACCCATCTCAGATGTTTGCTATAGCGAGTACTTGAATAAGGGCTATTAAAAAGCCTTTGAAATGGTGCTTCTTTCAGAATGGACACACTATTTCATTGCTGCCCATGTCTTACCTAGTGAGGAGCTATACAAGCCCAACCCCAGCCTGCATTGCCTTACCAGTTTATACATGGTGTCTGTCTGTTTATCCACCACCAGTAACGTGGTCTTTTCCCcacacctcttaatcttctccaCCACGGTGTCGTGATCCAGTGCCTCCACTGACTCTCCATTTACAGCCACCAGGATATCATTGTCCTTTAGACCCGCCTTGGCTGCTGGGCTACCAGAATCAATGTCCTTAATTAAATGACCTGctctccaaaaaaataaaaaaaaagaatacagaCCTAGTTCAAATAGAGAAAAGCAGTTGTTCATGGGATGTGTTTGGTTTGGATGATAGAAGAAATTTAAGATGGTAGAAACTCATTCTCTGATTTCAGGTTGAAATAAGCTTCCTGATTTAGCTAATTCTGCAGTAACCCTAGTGCAGATCTAGATCGCCTTTCAAGTGACTTGAATACAGGTTCCCTTTCCCCTGAACAAGACACATGGAAGTTGTGGTTTACTCTGAGGCAAGGGGCGGGGGAGTTTAAGCCTACTTAAAATTGAGCACTTTGTGGTTTTGGTGAACCCAGTTGTGAGAGAGCAACTAAGGATCCCTTTGAAGTCATTCAGATATGCCAGGATTCTATTGTGAAAAACCATCAGACATTACCCTGGACACATTGCTGACCCTCAAAAATGTGGGATTGGAGGCTGCCACAAGTGAAGATTATGGGAACTGGACTGTAGTGGGTGAGGAGGGCCACAAGCAGCACAGTGGAATGTTCCACCTCAGATTGGAAGGTTTGAAggagattaatagattccaaggccaggagggaccatttgtgatcatctagtctggcctcctgtataaaacaggctaTAAATTGGAGGTGCCTGGCTGTGGTgaggtgtgttggggggagggaggggcgggacACTGGGTTGGCAGCAGGACAGGAAATGATCTTTCCAAGATGAGCAGTAGGCGCTGGGGAGTAGGAGTCCTACAGGCCCCATAAAAGCGCACTACAGAGTACGCAGGGGCCTGGCTGATGGCTGGGTTCTCACCGTTACTATTTTGTTCCATCCTCAGGTAAAACCCATAGCCGTTGTCTCCTTTCTTGAGCTCCACAAGTCGGGGTTTGTGGGGAAGCAATTTCAGGCTGGCTGTCTCTCTTTTCAGCAGCATCTGGTGGTTGCTGTAATACTGGTCAGTTTCATTATCTGATAGCAGAAACACAACATGGTTCCCAGACTTCTTCACCTGCAACGACACACACAATCTCAAACACAGGCCTTTGAGTGGAGTGTGGGGGCTGTGGAGAGCTTTATGTTGGCAGGTTCTTTGATATACAATGGTGGGCTGTAAGTGAATGGGTATAGGATCTATACAGACTAGGTTGTTGGATGGTGCTCTAATATGTGCACCCATGTGCTGCCTATATGACTGTAGACAGCCACACCTACCACAAGTTGCTGTAACATTCAGCTCTGATTGCTCTGGAGCTACTTGCAATCCCCTTACATTCCCATACCCTAACTTTGTGTTTTTTTGTCTGTCCCCATCATACCTCTGTTTCTCTACTCCCATTCTTCTCTCCATCTTCACTCAAGCCTGCATGTTTCTTCTCATAAAAAGTATTGCAACAATCGTACAGAACACAAGTACTGCAGTTTTTCATAGTTAATATACTAGTTTGGATCATTATAGTGGATTGCTTCGCAAACTTGTTTGatcgctcccctccccccttctttgtgtctgtagtagtttgtGTTCTCCCCCCATGTACAAataccaccacccagctctgaaggcagagcggagagcagcggctgctggctgggtgcccagctctgaaggcagcactgtgccagcagcagcagcacagaagtaagggtgtcagTGTGAAAGAGAGATTCAGCAATATCACTTCACAACAGAATTAGTGCCCaattgctacccttatttctgcgctgtcACTCCAGGGTTGACAGCCACCTCCAGGTATGGGATTGGGATGGTGGGGAGGAAAGCCTGAGCCCATGCTGTCTCCCAGTGAGggattgggggggcgggggaggggaaggagaggagagcccAAGCCCAGGAGGTGGAGCCCCTGCTGTCCCTGCTTCCCGGGAGTGCATGGCCCTTCTGCATGAGCCCCAGCCatccagggctgacagccagagtgcttaaaaaaaaaaaaaaaagacacccaaaacaaaaacacacagctTGCATCTCCCTTGACACGTTCCCGGGCCTCCCTTGGGAGTTGAGAACCACAGTGGAATGCTGTAGGATTTGTAGTTTGGATAGTGGTACTCTGAAAGCTTTTCTAGCTCAAGCTGTTTCATAGTCATACTATGTTTGAATGCTTAAAGCCTCAGCATGTGTGATTTTTACCAAAGTGACTAATGGAAAAGTcacatgttcttttctttccattcttATCTCTGATGGATCAGTGTTTGGTTTGATCTCTCAAACTACATTCATTATTTTCCCTAACACCAAGTAGATCTTTAAAACCACCATCACCACAAATAGGAATATACCAGTTGTTGGGAGGATGTGGCAGAAGGACATTTCATGATCAGAAATGCAGGCTTTCTTGCACGCTTCGTTCACTCTGGGCTCTTTTTACTGACAGCTAGGTTACATTATTTGGCTCTGATCGAGTTTGTAAACTGCACTGTTAAAATTAGTTTTGCGTTTCTTAGCAGGAGGGAATCCCATTTCCTGGAAATCCTCCTTTTCCTAACTATCCAGATCTTCACACCAAACCCTTCTTTAGCTAAATCACAGAGCACAAACTGCTGTGCTTTCCAGTCTTATCATCCTAATATCAGAAAGATTCCCCATTGTACTAGACTCCATCCCAGACATGCTGATTTCATCCTCCTGGGCACCAGAAAGATTTTCAGAATTCCTAGAACTGTGCCACCATTTATTTAATCAGGCTTATGGCAACAGTACAGTTGTGGTGCTTACACCACTTGGGCCTGACTTGAGGGCAATATTCTTCCAAAGCAAGCTTAGGGTGTTGGGTGGAAGtctgtccctgactttcaagAACAGCCAACCTTTTCAGCCGCCTTGCACTCCGGCTACCCTGACCCATCCAAGAAACAAAGCCAAAGTAGCAGCATATTTTGTGACTGAAGTGTTGCTGATAATGTACGGTATTGGCCTCAGCCTCTACACCTGCTCTGTGAATGCATTCAAACAGTGTTGACACTGCTGCCCAGTAGCCTCGGGCGGAGGAACTGGCCTTAAATGAAGGAAGAAGAGGAGTCGTACTAGTAGATACCTTTTCAACCACTTCCTCATGTTTGTCATTTTCCACGTTCTCCCCATTCACTTCGATCAGGCGGTCATTATGTTGGACTCCTGCTTTTGCAGCCACTCCTTGTGGGGACAAGCCTATGATGAAGACGCCCTTCTGACCTAGAACAGGTGAGAGAACTTACTACACAGAGCAAGCCACTGGAACATGCCTCCACTGGTTGCCAAGCAAATTCCATGCTGATGTAAGGTGCTGtagtgacagccctggagaccaaGGGGCTCTGTTCATCCATAGAACAGATACAGTGACAGCACAAGATTTTTCTACCCAGCCACACCTCTGTGCCTCATCCTGGCCCTGGAGGGATAATCTCTAGAGAGGGGAGGGAACTTCATCATCTATGGTCCAAACTATTGTTTGCCTCTCTGCTAAGACTGCCCTCAAGGCACCAATTATTGTGGCTTGGTTGATTGTTAGTACTAATGAAAATGGAGTGATTTTCTAAAGTTTGAATTGGTTAAGGACCACTTTTATTGTTTAATGTGGCTTATCCACACGTCAGAGTTTCTTGTGTTTGAAAGACTTCCAAATTTCATCCTGGGTTAGTCTAGTGCACAGTGTTATTTACATTGTGTTAGCACCCTCTGTGagctaggcactttccaaacagaGAGACAGTACAGGTCTACAGACCCCTACCCATTCTTTTGCCTACAGggttcaaaagaaaaataaaattctttagTTCAATTTTGTGCTTCCCACGTGAACGCATCAGATCAGAAGAGGCTCTTTGCCCTTTGCACACTGTCATCCTTTGCTTCAGCCCCTTTCACATGGTTGTTTTCAGATAAGCTCCAGAACCCTGAGGGCTGGTTCCCACCGTAATTCAAAGGAGGTGCCTGGGACTTTGAGCAATCATTTGTAGGGTGCTTCTGGCATCTGAGGAGGGCCTGGTACCAATGGTTTTAGCAAGTCTGCTTCAACAGCTGACAGAAAATAGAGTAGGCTGGTGAAGAACCaactcccatccccactcctaaCCAGAGGAAATGTGCCCTTGGGAAATTGCCTACCCCCTACACCCATTATTCTCACCAACTGTGGTTTTCAAGGAGAAGTCATAACTGTTTCTCTCCTTCACCAGGTAGCAGAGCCGAGGCTGTGGAACTGGAGCTGTCACTCCATTTGTCACTGGAGGTTGCTTCTTTTGCTGCTGGGTTGTCTGCTTCTGACCCAACTCTTCAAAGTTCACCCCTTCTTTCTCTGCCTTTTCATAGGATGCATCATCCAGAATGAGGACAGTTACAGAATTCCCACTCCTTTTGACCATCTCCACTACCTGCAATAGATAGACTGAGCTTGGAGGTGGTAATGGCAGAAAAGCATCCAGATGGTTGATATAAATTCCCTCCTCTGGAGCACAGCACATACTAGCTCTGCAGCTTCCACTGCCCTTAGTATTTCATCAAGGATCTTTTCCCCTCTGCTCAAGCTCCAGTGAAGCCAATACGTGAGGTACAAATGATCCTGTGAGCTCAGTTATTCAGCTCTCAGATTTCCCAGCAGGAGTTACTGTGAGGAGTGGCAGGTGAAGGTTTGCTGAACTGAATACCAAAAGTGGGGCTGAAGTTTTGAGAAATGGCTGGGACCACAAAATATAGTTAGACTTACCTGTGCATGCTCTTCCTTGTCTACAAATAACCCATTGACCCTCAGAATTCTGTCTCCATCCTTCAGGCCGGCCCTGTCAGCTGGACTGCCCTCCTCCACGTTCCGGATGAGGTGACCCAATTTGTTTTTCTCAATGCGCAGGTAGAATCCATAACTCTCCCCCTCTTGTTTGGTCACTATGCATTCTCGAGGCTGGAGAGCAGAGGTCATTTCTGCCAAGCAGAATGGAAAAGGGGTATGTGTAAAAACAGGACCAGGAAAAGGAAGTATGTCCCCTTTAAATATGCACTGGGTAGGTCATTTGAGCCAAAGTGTTTTTAACAAAGATAAAGAAAGAAGAACATGCTTTTGTCCTCCATCTCAGATGAAGATGGTGTCTGCCTCTTGCTAAGGAGGAGACTGACTGAAGGCAGAATGCCAGAGAGAGAACTTGTCTGCTGTGGAAAATAAGATGGGAAAACTGTGGTCAGGGTCTATTCCAGAAATGAGCCTCATGGGAGAGAAACCATAATTCAGATTAAGTTGACAAGTGTTGTCAGTGGTAAAGAAAATTGAGGTGTGGCTAAAATGGAATTCTTAGAAGAGGGCAAGATTAAGAAAGAAACAGGTAGCTTTGAGCAAAGTGACCCTTCTTAGTATTTTTGGCTAAACAGAATTAAGTTGGAACAACAGAGGTTTTTATTTGGGTCATTAATTGGTCAAAGAGACTGTTGGGGaaaatattactcctgggggaattgtgtgccactgcgcaatgcagagttttgcagaaattaacaacGTGTGCAGAATGTCCTTcctccacagaaatgggctgtGGTGCTGCTAGgtgccactaggggccactggaatTAGAAGATCCaagcttgcacatagaagacactgctgggggagggagaaggagctaaggattcctggcagctgcagttcccagcatggcctgagggaaggagagggcagcgTGCAGGAAACGCCGTGCAAGCCTGGgaccgagcatcaggctgtttctccctctggatctctgcaggggagggggtcGGGAGTCTGGgcaggcggggtggggagggggcggaggaggggctgcagctggcctctggggggcagaaggggtgtgggtatctgggctgggggggaccaTGGTTGGACTCTGCAGAGGAGAGGGTTcaggtgtattggctgggggggggccgcagctgggctctggggggggggggggagggggtgtgagtgtctgggctctgggaggggtggggaggaaaggggcagagaaacaggaactgggttgtttcATAGGGTTTTCTtcaactctctactcctgggggaatttttttgtgtgtctgtattgttacagacatacttgctgacaggtatttttaaataaattaccgaAATAaatgaaactggcgtgattatgtagtgctattttggcaaataaaatttgcagaatttttcagaattttaaaatattgtgtgcagaattttttgtgtgtgtggcgcagaatgcccccaggagtaaaaatattaaattaaggGAGCCTAGCTTGCCATGTCAGCCTGCAGCTGCTGATCTGTTCTAATTACTGTACGAAGCCCTTTTTTCTGGCTAAGTTCAATGTCTGTCTCTATATCCCCAACCCCTTCCACACAGAATGAAATGtttacttccctccttttgcaTAAGGGTTAAATTCTCTCTTGTCCCATTTGTGCTGAGTCTGGAGTGATAACAAGAGGTTTATTGGTCCCTTTGGAAGCGCAGCCAGTCCCACCTATTGAATAAAAGTATTTGAGATAGGAGGGGCTAAGGGTCCTTTGGCTCTGATAGTGTTCTTCATACTCAGATTTCAGGTGCAGAGAACTAGAGGTAGGCATTGCTATTGTAGATGTTTCTGCGGTAAATGcggggaggaaagagaaatagaTGCCCAGGAAAGAATCTGGGTTTACTAAATGTTTTGAATCCCTTCTGgactagtctacacttaaaacttctACTtacatagctgtgttggtcaggaGTGTGCAAACCCACCTTCCCAGCTGATAAAAACCCCCAGTGTacatgcagttatactgacagaAGAGGGCTTTGGTCAGCATAGCTAATGTCATTCAGGAGGCAGTCTTACACCAGTGGAAAAACTCCTGTTGATGTAGGTCTACAGGAAGGAGCTATGCTAGCATAGAGGTAGCCTCTCTGGTTTGGGAATGGGTTTTAACTATTTTGCTGCTGGTCGTTTGAGCAGAAATGTCTAGATAATATACTTATCCCACAATCCTAACCTGCCTTCTCAGGTACCAAAGATCTCAGTTCACTACCTGTCTTACTGCCAGAGCTTCCAGCTTCTCACCCTGCTGACCTCCACAGTACAGTGATGCGTAATTAGTACAGAAATTGTGACACACCTTGGGGGAAATTGGATATCTTGAAGGAATTGAATACAGTATAGAAATAGCAGGCTATGttcattattttccatttaattcaCTGAAAAACTCAGTTTTTAAGTGTTATGTTAAATGATGCTGAATTTCCAGTCTGCTGCCCCAGCGTGCCACACAAACCAGGGGATTTCCATGCAGAATTTAGGTTTTGGTGTATCATTACGAGGTGGGATGGAACTCTGTTCTTTTGGGTGCCTGACCATTATAAAATGCACATCAAGGGAGAGTATAATACATGGAAAATAAGGTGTGTGACTTCACTTTGGGGAACAGGACCAAGGGAAGCCAGTTTCACTGTTTCAACAGCTCCTGCCAAAGAACTGTGCTAATATGTGTTTGTGTAGGGGTTGCGGGTGATTAACTAGGACATCTTTCTCTGAGACGCTTTTCAGAAGTCTGTGTAATGATGTAGTTAATGACCTATAGCCCTTCGGATGGGCTTTGGCTGCTTACCATCACTAAGAGAGAAATCTGTCAAATGATCAAGGCAAGCTGTGATGCAGAGATTACCCATTAATCACAGCCTGGACAATTAAAGTCCATGTGATCATCTACTGTAAAGTTTTACATGTCTATCTCACTACAACTGTGTGTTACTAAAATTGCTCCAGGTTCCTGACCCCGTGAGCCACCCTCTGTGACCACCCACAGGATACTAGCCTAGGTCCACAGAGTCCATGAGCTGCTTTGTAGCTAGTGAGAATCATCAAACAATAAATTTGGGTTAGTTTATAGAGAAATAGGTCCATGTCACAGGGATGGTCTGGCCTGGGACTTTGTGGGTCTGGAGATCATTAAAAAGACAATATTTCCAAGAAGCATTGACAAAATTTGTCCAAGATCCCATTTATACCAGAGAAGTCCTAGCTGCTGACATGTCCCTCCAAATTGTTCACTGTTGCTAtccccctggaggtggatggacGGACAGACTCACACACACCACTTTTGTCAATTGGATtatattctggaatagctattcctgattaactccttGTGTGGACCCTctcattctggaataagagtcCCTTATTCAGAGCTATTTAACAAATTCAGAATAAGGTACTCATTCTTGAATGCGAGTGCTCACACAGAGTTAATCAGGAagttaatctgctttaaattcaaaCCAGACTTTATTCtagattaattttcatgtgtaaacaagccctaaaacaatcacccccctcttttttttttaaagatggttgCGCCTTTAGTGAAGAAGCATAGGTGGGGCAGGTCAACTAGCATATTGAAGGTCAGAGGGGCACAGATGTGTTATGGAAGATGAAGGAAGATACTGGAAGGTTTTGGTATCTTGGAACCCCACCCATTGATCAGACAGCTGGAAGGATTTAATATACTGCAATACCTCAAATTTAGCTCAGAACATATCCACAAAAGAGAAATTAAGACTGAAGTAAATTCTATTCTAGCAGGTGGATTCTTTCCTAGTATCCAGGGATACTTTTATACCTAGACCTGATCTGGAAAATTTCTCCTGGCAGAGGTTCTTCAGGCCATCCCAAATACAGTGCCCCTGTACGTAGAGAATAGGAGCCCACAGCACATGATTTATCTGTCCTCCCTTTGAAAATTCAAGATTTGCCCTGATTCTAGCCACCATCAGTTGTACTATGGCAAATCCTCAGTGTAGACAGGCAAAGCTACCACTTGTACTTGTGGAGCTTACCCCGCTGGAAACTAGAATCATTGGTGAAAATTGCAGCTCATACTGTTTGTCCTATGTTTTCTAGGAGTTTACACCAGAGCCTGAAATAGAGGCAAATCCCAGTGTCTAAGGTCTAAGAAACATTCAGGTGCAGAGAAACTGATGGTGAACTCATGCACCTCAGAGGAAA
The DNA window shown above is from Trachemys scripta elegans isolate TJP31775 chromosome 1, CAS_Tse_1.0, whole genome shotgun sequence and carries:
- the PDZK1 gene encoding Na(+)/H(+) exchange regulatory cofactor NHE-RF3, translating into MTSALQPRECIVTKQEGESYGFYLRIEKNKLGHLIRNVEEGSPADRAGLKDGDRILRVNGLFVDKEEHAQVVEMVKRSGNSVTVLILDDASYEKAEKEGVNFEELGQKQTTQQQKKQPPVTNGVTAPVPQPRLCYLVKERNSYDFSLKTTVGQKGVFIIGLSPQGVAAKAGVQHNDRLIEVNGENVENDKHEEVVEKVKKSGNHVVFLLSDNETDQYYSNHQMLLKRETASLKLLPHKPRLVELKKGDNGYGFYLRMEQNSNGHLIKDIDSGSPAAKAGLKDNDILVAVNGESVEALDHDTVVEKIKRCGEKTTLLVVDKQTDTMYKLAQVSPCLYDQERQDSFPADAEEEPTSHAEQEVNHKPKICRLVKGPSGFGFRLGATKNMPMHFIKEIQKGGPADAAGLEEDDILVEVNGVNVLNETYDKVVAKISDSGDRLTLLVCRKATYEYFKSQNIPITASLADQLYDTTDPPAYTENPSAEPERTSPEPRERASSSSSSSLSIASAEEDDDTQL